A stretch of the Nitrosopumilus sp. genome encodes the following:
- a CDS encoding DNA topoisomerase VI subunit B — translation MSLIKEKFNQISPSEFFYSNRDLAGFSNPTRSLYTAVREFVENALDACDQKGILPDVHLIIKAVDPEKSDPKPYILTVKDNGPGIDPEHIPLAFGTVLYGSKFGLKQARGMFGLGATMAILYGQITTNKPVTVKSSVDGNTQDEFELLLDIQKNKPVIVKHTTKEVSKKGLSVSICLEGDYSKAGNKIRDYVYETSLITPYASITFDDPKGEKFSHPRFVKDIPPPPTIIRPHPHGIDVERIRRMIVESQFEIPNIDDAMIEKVRKDLGLSMKNLSFTAIMDKAKKKWKTLSRQVRVVIALMSFLKMDFEKLNKIKIEDIDMPNKKLFYWDFGDSQSKSVDMDPESSYFKQLTNTVQGEPLTTFLTKRFQRIGPTTALKFAEFAGFKPEKRMGTMTNQELVNLSDSLQKFDDFLAPDPSCLAPLGEGPLEKGIQKFFNPDFAAVVQRPASAYSGFPFIIEMGIAYGGDIKTGGPHVYRYANRIPLLYDEGSDVVLKVVNDTDWGRYKVKGDPPFIIVSHICSTRIPYKTAGKENVADRPEIERELRLGLQYLSRKLAAYMSKRGQADMAKKRANLYAKYIPLIATFATELAGKKKEPNFKKILENENIESKKTVDEENEVENQ, via the coding sequence TTTGTTGAAAATGCATTAGATGCATGTGATCAAAAAGGAATCCTCCCAGATGTTCATTTAATTATCAAGGCTGTAGATCCTGAAAAATCTGATCCAAAACCATACATTTTGACTGTAAAAGATAACGGGCCTGGAATAGATCCTGAACACATTCCACTTGCATTTGGTACTGTATTGTATGGTTCCAAATTTGGACTTAAACAGGCAAGAGGTATGTTTGGACTTGGTGCAACTATGGCAATTCTGTATGGACAAATTACAACTAACAAACCTGTTACTGTGAAAAGTTCTGTAGATGGAAACACTCAAGATGAATTTGAATTATTATTGGATATTCAAAAAAACAAACCTGTGATTGTAAAGCACACTACAAAAGAAGTTTCAAAGAAAGGTCTTTCAGTGAGTATTTGTTTAGAAGGTGATTATTCTAAAGCAGGAAACAAAATCAGAGACTATGTTTATGAAACTTCTTTGATTACTCCTTATGCATCAATAACTTTTGATGATCCTAAAGGAGAAAAATTCTCTCATCCACGATTTGTAAAAGACATACCTCCACCTCCAACAATAATTAGACCTCATCCTCATGGAATTGATGTAGAAAGAATAAGAAGAATGATTGTTGAATCTCAATTTGAAATTCCAAATATTGATGATGCAATGATTGAAAAAGTACGAAAAGATCTCGGTTTATCGATGAAAAATCTTAGCTTTACTGCAATTATGGACAAGGCAAAGAAAAAATGGAAAACTTTGTCACGTCAAGTTAGAGTAGTTATTGCTTTGATGTCATTTCTAAAAATGGATTTTGAAAAACTAAACAAAATAAAAATTGAAGATATTGATATGCCTAACAAAAAATTATTTTATTGGGATTTTGGTGATTCACAATCAAAATCTGTAGACATGGATCCTGAAAGTTCCTATTTCAAACAATTAACTAATACTGTTCAAGGCGAACCTTTGACTACGTTTTTGACTAAAAGATTTCAAAGAATAGGTCCTACTACTGCACTCAAATTTGCAGAATTTGCTGGATTCAAACCTGAAAAACGAATGGGTACTATGACAAATCAAGAATTAGTTAACCTGAGTGACTCTCTTCAAAAATTTGACGATTTTCTTGCACCTGATCCAAGCTGTCTTGCCCCTTTAGGAGAAGGACCTCTAGAGAAAGGAATACAGAAATTTTTTAATCCTGACTTTGCTGCTGTAGTTCAACGTCCTGCATCTGCATATTCTGGATTTCCTTTCATAATTGAGATGGGAATTGCCTATGGTGGTGATATTAAAACTGGTGGGCCACATGTTTACAGATATGCAAATAGAATTCCATTGCTCTATGATGAAGGTAGTGATGTAGTACTCAAAGTTGTTAATGACACTGATTGGGGTAGATACAAGGTTAAAGGCGATCCTCCATTCATAATCGTGTCTCATATTTGCTCTACTAGAATTCCATACAAGACTGCAGGAAAAGAAAACGTTGCTGATAGACCTGAAATAGAAAGAGAGCTCAGATTGGGATTACAATACCTGTCCAGAAAATTAGCTGCATACATGTCTAAAAGAGGACAAGCTGATATGGCAAAAAAGCGAGCAAATCTTTATGCAAAATACATTCCTTTAATTGCAACTTTTGCCACAGAACTAGCAGGGAAGAAAAAAGAACCTAATTTTAAAAAAATA